In Apium graveolens cultivar Ventura chromosome 10, ASM990537v1, whole genome shotgun sequence, the following are encoded in one genomic region:
- the LOC141690594 gene encoding uncharacterized protein LOC141690594 → MAAAGEKRMLQLIELEEFRIQAYENNKVYKEKVKRWHDRRLVHKSFMPGQQVLLFNAHLQLFPGKLKSRWSGPFIVKAVFPHEAVEIFYKHPDQAFKVNGQRLKHYYGDTANREVVSAVLSTT, encoded by the coding sequence ATGGCAGCTGCTGGagagaaaagaatgcttcaactTATTGAACTCGAGGAATTCCGAAttcaagcttatgagaataaTAAGGTATACAAGGAGAAGGTCAAGAGATGGCATGATAGGAGGCTAGTGCACAAGTCATTTATGCCTGGTCagcaagttcttttgttcaatgCTCATCTCCAACTTTTTCCAGGGAAGCttaagtcgaggtggtcaggtcCGTTCATTGTCAAAGCTGTGTTTCCACACGAAGCTGTGGAGATTTTTTATAAGCATCcagaccaagcattcaaggtaaatggtcagagattgaaacATTACTATGGTGATACGGCGAACCGTGAAGTGGTGAGCGCCGTACTTTCGACAACTTGA